The genomic DNA TAAGCCGTTGATACCCAAGAGGTTCTTGTTCCGTAAGCTGAGGTTCATGCTTGCGATCTCCTTTATCTTTTTATGTTATACTAATGATTGTACACTTTGCAGGGGATGGTGACCTAAATAGATGGTTCCCCCGTTTGCATCTAAAGTAATCTTATCTCCTGCTTTAAGTTCCACATCCTTGATACTACATGTAGAATTCTCCTCATCCACCACCAAATCACGGCAATTGACCACTCCGATCAAGCCCAAACGAGTGGCTGTTACTGCTGCGTGTGACGTTACTCCTCCCCGTGAGGTCAAGAGTCCCTGACATTCAAAGAGCAGCATCATATCGTCCGGTACGGTATCCGGGCGCACCAAAATTAAAGCATCGCCCTGATCTTTGAAACGATCGATATCTTCCTGTTTTATCACAATGATTCCGTTTACTGCACCTTTACCGATTCCGATTCCACTGCCCAGACTTTCCAATTGGGTATCTGTGCTACCCAATACTTGATACTCAGGACTTTTATGAATAATCTGATTACGTGTTTGTAGAATATAGAGCTGCTTTTCAGAATTGCCTTCGAAAGTAAACTCGATCTCCTGATGTGGATAATTATGCTCTACTATCAGTTGTTTAGCATAGCGCAAAAGTCTCTGATACAAAGACGGGAAGTCTTTTTCCAGCGACATATCGCCATCGCGATTAATACGTTCTGCTTCTGAAATTGGTAAAGTATGTACCAGCCCCGCTACTACATCTTCTCCTTGGCTGCACAGAGTAAAATCTCCATTCAAAAAGATTCCGGGCTCCTTGTGCCAATCTGCATGGGTAAAGAGTACTCCGGTTCCACTATCTAAAGAAATGTTTCCCAGAACCATTTTTTGGATAATCACAGCTGTGCCCCATTCTTCAGCAATATGCAGCTTGGAACGATATTTCTTTGCCCGCAGAGTATTCCAACTATCCAAAACATGGGAGATTGATTTATAGAGCTGACTATAGGGATCCTGCTCCAAGGCAACGTTGTAACGTGCCAGCACCTGTTTATAGTCATCCACCATTTCCCGCATTTGTTGTGGGCTAAATTGGGTTTTTTGCTTAATATCGTAGCGTTTTTTATAATCAATCATCACGTTATCAAATTCATCGCGTGCAATGCCGTAAGCCATTCCCCAGCTTTGAATTAGGCGCCGGTAACAATCCCATGCTGTCCAGCCATAATTAGGACGTAGCGAAAGCTTGAGCGTAATTTCATCTGTGAGCCCAATATTCAAGAAGGTATCCATAGCGCCGGGTAAGCTCATAGGGGCACCTGATCTTACAGAGAATAGTAGTGGTTTTTGGGGATTGCCAAAACCTAGCCCGGTATAACGCTCCATTTTATGCAAGTTTTCCCATAAAAGTTGGTCGAATTCGCTTGAAATATCAGGATGTGTATTGATAATATCCCTATTTCGGAAGAGGTCTGTAGTAATCACAAAACCAGGAGGAATGGGAAATTCATATTGGTGCATACGCTTAAGAAAAAAGGCTTTGGAGCCTAAAAGAACCTGGTTTTCGATGCGGGAGTTACGGGTGTAGAGATGAAAGAATAGACGGTCCGGATCGTAGGACATTAGTTTAACAATATTTTCTTTACTAAACAATCTTCGCATCTCAGTAAGGGATTCTAGGATTCGGGTGATAAAATTGTCCAAACCTTGCACGAGGAAAGATGATGAGAGTAGGTTCCGATAAAACTCTTCGGCAAAGATCTCAGTTCTTGTGCGACTGTCTTTGTCTTCTCTTGCTTTAGTTAATTGATAGTCGTAGAAACGATAATAATACTCATTTACCAATTCATTGACGCTATCTTTGAGCAAATTGAAGATATCCAGATACTGATCTAATGAGAGAGTTGAAACATTTTGCACGGAACTCAGCATTGCCAATGCAGTAGTGAAGGCATCGCTTGTAACCATCTCTTGACGCATGGCAAAATCGTAGATTTCCAGTATACGTACTATTCTACGCATTGTTTTACCATTGATATAGCTTAAGTTGAGTTGCCCAACGCTACGCTCAAAGAGACGGCGAATCACGTTTTCGAGGCGGAATACCATGCCCATTGCTTCAAGTTTAGGTTCTCTGTACATGCCATACATGGATGGAATTCCAGCAGCGATGTGACGCTTGTAATAGATATTTTCCCAGGGACTGGTGGGTTTGGGATCCAAAATCTGAGAGTTCAATCTGCCGATATAGTTAAGCATCTGGCGGATAGAACTGTCGTAATCCCGCCTTGTTAAGCTACTTTTTAAGCGGATTTGTTCATGTCCATCAAAGAAGCTATAACGGGAAAGAAATTTCACGATATCGTAGGGATCCAGATTGTATTTATCTTTTAGCAAAAAATGGCAATAGCAAAGCAGTTTTAGTCGTTTATTAAAATAGTCTTCAGCAAGATTTGCAAAAAGGATTTCTACCTTTTGCCAAGATAGCGAAAGCAATTCGGTATCCGTAAGCTTGTTATTTGCAAGAAAATTATTGGTTACGCGACTTTGCTCTCGAGTTCGTTCATTTAGTTCTTGGATGCCTTGCCACACATCAGCCGGGATGATGTTTTGTAATGGTTTGGGATCCAGGGTAATCCAATAGCGCAGAATCCTCTCAATAAGAGTAATGTGAGTATTATTACTCTCTGTGTGAACCTGTTTGCGAAGAAAATGAATCAAGCGGTCTTTTCGTTGCGTGAGTTCATCCAAATTTGTGCTGGCATCGCGAATTTCTCCTTCCGCTCCTATCTCATTGAAAAATACGGGAAACTTGCGTAAGAGGTGTTTGGATTGGACAAATATTGGTGTGATATTTGTGCTCAAAAAGGCTGAAACATCTTTTTGAAAAAGGTCTGTATCCGAAATAAACACACCGTACTTGCTTAGGCTGATAATCGTAAAAGCCAGTAGGTCTTTGTTCTGCAGAGGATTTATTGCAATCAGTTCGAGGAGAATGCGAAGATGTTTTACATGGTTTTTATCTACTTCTGTCTGCCAATCTTCGGAAATTCGCACTTCACCAGGAGCAGTGAACCCAAGATCTATAATGCGGTCTATTATATGCTTATGCAAAGTAGAATTGCTGCCCTTCAACACTGCCTTCCCGATAGTTAATACACAATCCAGCACAATGCTCATGTGGGAAACAGTAAATGGCTTTAAGGTCTCGAAAACAGTATCGATCATATCGTGGACTTCATCCACAGAAAGCTCCAGATACATATCTGCTAATTGCCGATTTAGATCCCACAAGAGATGATCCATCATATCTAGCATTGTGGCTTGTCCCAAAAGGAAAAAGATATATTGCACCCTGTGGCTAAGCGAAGTAAATTCTCGAATATAATCCCGATGCAGCGTGGCAATCTCTGTAAAGGCGGGAACGATTTTATAATCTTCTGTAGATGTGGCTTGCTCAAGGTAATGCTGCCAATAAGTATAGAACTGAGAACCGGGAAGCTGCGAAAGATCAATTTCTTCTGGTTTATTTTTCAAAGCAAGCAGCCAAGAATTTATATCTGTATTCCTCTGCCAATACTTGAGATTTTCATTCAATATCCGGCGCAAAAGATTAAGGCAAACATCTTTCTGATGGCATTTTTCGCTGAGCATAACCATGGCTCTGCGGGTTTGAGTGCTGATTCTTACAAAGAGGCTAAGATACTTTTCTGTATATGTGCCTAACATTTTCACCAAGTCGTCGTAGATATGGGACAAATTTTGCTCACAAAGCGCTTGGCAAAGCTCTAAAAAGTCGCTGAAAAGCTGTTTACGTTCATTCTCCTTACTGCAAAGAGCTTCAGCTTTTTTGTATAGGTACAATACTATTTGAAGAACTTCTTCTGATTCTGCATGACCAGTAAACCACCAAAGATCGCCCAATATACTGGAACGCATCAAATTAAGGGTAATAACCGGATTCACAAAGGGATGATACAATTCATCAAGGAAACTGCGTAAGCGTTGATTCACGCCAAAATAATCATGGGAAAGATCAAGAAGCCACTTTGCGGATTCATCCAATTCTATCTGCGCCACTTTGGTGGCTCGCAGATTTTCCGTAAGAGCTTTAGAAACTAATTTATCCACTACCTCTTCCTCTGGAATTAATAACTGTTGTTATACCTACCCTGCCTACTTAAATATTTATAGCTTTCTGTCAAGGGATTTGCTAGAAAAAATATTTTCAGGTATTGTTTTCTTTTTTCTAGGATGCTTTTTCTGTGGCATGAGCATGGAGTAGTAGTAGAAAATAACTCGACATCTATTACATCTATATAGTTGATAAGAATAATCTTGACTCTTCAGAAGACTATTCCAAGTCTGCTGGACATAGCCTTTAACCGCCAAAACAATCTCTGGTCTTTTTAGTAATGACCAGCTCATGCAGAAGCAAGATGAGGTT from Candidatus Cloacimonadota bacterium includes the following:
- a CDS encoding pyruvate phosphate dikinase; translation: MDKLVSKALTENLRATKVAQIELDESAKWLLDLSHDYFGVNQRLRSFLDELYHPFVNPVITLNLMRSSILGDLWWFTGHAESEEVLQIVLYLYKKAEALCSKENERKQLFSDFLELCQALCEQNLSHIYDDLVKMLGTYTEKYLSLFVRISTQTRRAMVMLSEKCHQKDVCLNLLRRILNENLKYWQRNTDINSWLLALKNKPEEIDLSQLPGSQFYTYWQHYLEQATSTEDYKIVPAFTEIATLHRDYIREFTSLSHRVQYIFFLLGQATMLDMMDHLLWDLNRQLADMYLELSVDEVHDMIDTVFETLKPFTVSHMSIVLDCVLTIGKAVLKGSNSTLHKHIIDRIIDLGFTAPGEVRISEDWQTEVDKNHVKHLRILLELIAINPLQNKDLLAFTIISLSKYGVFISDTDLFQKDVSAFLSTNITPIFVQSKHLLRKFPVFFNEIGAEGEIRDASTNLDELTQRKDRLIHFLRKQVHTESNNTHITLIERILRYWITLDPKPLQNIIPADVWQGIQELNERTREQSRVTNNFLANNKLTDTELLSLSWQKVEILFANLAEDYFNKRLKLLCYCHFLLKDKYNLDPYDIVKFLSRYSFFDGHEQIRLKSSLTRRDYDSSIRQMLNYIGRLNSQILDPKPTSPWENIYYKRHIAAGIPSMYGMYREPKLEAMGMVFRLENVIRRLFERSVGQLNLSYINGKTMRRIVRILEIYDFAMRQEMVTSDAFTTALAMLSSVQNVSTLSLDQYLDIFNLLKDSVNELVNEYYYRFYDYQLTKAREDKDSRTRTEIFAEEFYRNLLSSSFLVQGLDNFITRILESLTEMRRLFSKENIVKLMSYDPDRLFFHLYTRNSRIENQVLLGSKAFFLKRMHQYEFPIPPGFVITTDLFRNRDIINTHPDISSEFDQLLWENLHKMERYTGLGFGNPQKPLLFSVRSGAPMSLPGAMDTFLNIGLTDEITLKLSLRPNYGWTAWDCYRRLIQSWGMAYGIARDEFDNVMIDYKKRYDIKQKTQFSPQQMREMVDDYKQVLARYNVALEQDPYSQLYKSISHVLDSWNTLRAKKYRSKLHIAEEWGTAVIIQKMVLGNISLDSGTGVLFTHADWHKEPGIFLNGDFTLCSQGEDVVAGLVHTLPISEAERINRDGDMSLEKDFPSLYQRLLRYAKQLIVEHNYPHQEIEFTFEGNSEKQLYILQTRNQIIHKSPEYQVLGSTDTQLESLGSGIGIGKGAVNGIIVIKQEDIDRFKDQGDALILVRPDTVPDDMMLLFECQGLLTSRGGVTSHAAVTATRLGLIGVVNCRDLVVDEENSTCSIKDVELKAGDKITLDANGGTIYLGHHPLQSVQSLV